One stretch of Segatella copri DNA includes these proteins:
- a CDS encoding TraG family conjugative transposon ATPase, giving the protein MILLFVSVVFISILVGMAISVGAFGTGGKRAKIFEDIYFSIEEVDGIGVVYTKKGDYSAVLKMENPVRKYSADTDSYYEFTSLMASVMQVLGDGYAIHKQDIFVRKQFDMSSIKGKNKDAKKRFLSDAYFRFFNGRSYTEATTYLTITQKGKSGGLKAYDNNKWRDFNVKIQKVADRLKSGGITCRFLGARECQEFADRFFAVDFKNPTTGMTDFKVDSEEIGMGDQHVKVYSLLDVDNVGLPGMIRPYSDTVVNNSVMPEDLLSELDHIPGVDTVIYNQVIFFPNQKREMAKLDKKKNRHASIPNPSNLIAVEDIKAVQDEVARNGKQLVYAHYNLVIKIEADKDFQKVTNNLENIFAKYSIHISKRAYNQLELFVASFPGNCFRLNQDYDQFLTISEAALCLMYKEHQAKGDNSPLKCYYTDRQGVPMPIDTTGKEGKVKYTNNSNFFVLGPSGSGKSFFMNTVMRQYYEQDTDIVIVDTGDSYEGLCSYFEGTYISYSKEKPISMNPFKITKLEYDQNFGEKKNFLKSLIFQIFKGAEMPSKIEDTIINQTIVEYFEAYFNPFEGFTDEERQKMKDTLLLQDKTNGKYEEYEQELEEKYGEDFDFESATAEAKDGKDLTRQQRLKGKLQAVIDDAASTEGEKENAKKKLMLLTPEVIENNYLMRIERKLEKIERQKKKLKVKELSFNTYYEFALERIPQILHQQHIEFNINDFAAILKPFYKGGEQEYILNNDLDSSLFDEKFIVFEIDKVKDDPVLFPIIVLIIMDVFTQKMRIKKGRKCLVIEEAWKAIATPVMANYIKYLYKTARKHWAMVGVVTQEIQDITSSPIVKEAIINNSDVFMLLDQSKFKDKFADIKATLALTDNDCKKIFTINRLDNKEGRSPFKEVFLKRGQNGEVLGVEEPPECYMAYTTEKAEKEALKLYKKLMATDYQHAIEQFVSDWHNSGIKKSLEFSQKVLKEKKVFYYKNKQ; this is encoded by the coding sequence ATGATTTTACTTTTCGTTTCGGTCGTTTTCATTTCCATCCTCGTAGGTATGGCTATTTCCGTAGGTGCGTTCGGCACTGGAGGAAAGAGAGCCAAGATCTTCGAGGATATTTATTTCAGCATAGAGGAAGTGGATGGCATCGGCGTGGTATATACCAAGAAAGGCGACTACTCCGCCGTTCTGAAGATGGAGAATCCAGTGAGGAAATATTCCGCCGACACCGATAGCTATTACGAGTTCACATCACTCATGGCATCAGTGATGCAAGTGCTTGGAGATGGCTATGCCATCCACAAGCAAGACATCTTTGTGCGCAAGCAGTTCGACATGAGCAGCATCAAGGGCAAGAACAAGGATGCCAAGAAGCGTTTCCTATCAGATGCCTATTTCCGTTTCTTCAACGGAAGAAGCTACACAGAGGCAACCACCTATCTCACCATTACCCAGAAGGGCAAGAGTGGCGGACTGAAAGCCTACGACAACAACAAGTGGAGAGATTTCAACGTAAAGATACAGAAAGTAGCCGACCGATTGAAGAGTGGTGGAATCACATGCCGCTTCCTTGGCGCAAGGGAGTGTCAGGAGTTTGCCGACCGCTTCTTTGCCGTTGACTTCAAGAATCCTACCACAGGCATGACCGACTTCAAGGTTGACAGTGAAGAAATCGGCATGGGCGACCAACATGTAAAAGTATATAGCCTGCTGGATGTTGACAACGTAGGTTTGCCAGGCATGATACGCCCCTACAGCGACACCGTGGTGAACAACTCGGTGATGCCAGAGGACTTGCTGTCGGAGCTAGACCATATCCCAGGTGTAGATACTGTCATTTACAACCAAGTCATCTTCTTCCCGAACCAAAAGAGGGAGATGGCAAAGCTAGACAAAAAGAAGAACCGTCACGCTTCCATTCCAAACCCATCCAACCTGATAGCCGTAGAGGACATAAAGGCAGTTCAAGACGAGGTGGCAAGAAATGGCAAGCAACTCGTATATGCACACTACAACCTGGTGATAAAGATAGAGGCAGACAAGGACTTCCAGAAAGTCACCAACAACCTAGAGAACATCTTTGCCAAGTATAGCATCCATATCTCCAAGAGAGCCTACAACCAGCTGGAGCTGTTTGTGGCGAGCTTCCCTGGCAACTGTTTCCGTCTCAACCAAGACTACGACCAGTTCCTCACCATCTCGGAGGCCGCCTTGTGCCTGATGTACAAGGAACACCAGGCGAAGGGTGACAACTCCCCCTTGAAGTGTTACTATACCGACCGCCAAGGAGTGCCAATGCCAATAGACACGACAGGTAAGGAAGGAAAGGTGAAATACACCAACAACAGTAACTTCTTCGTCCTAGGTCCTTCGGGAAGTGGCAAGAGCTTCTTCATGAACACCGTGATGCGCCAGTATTACGAGCAAGACACGGACATCGTGATAGTAGATACAGGAGATAGTTACGAAGGCTTGTGCAGTTACTTCGAGGGCACCTATATTTCCTATAGCAAGGAAAAGCCAATCTCCATGAACCCTTTCAAGATTACCAAGCTGGAGTATGACCAGAACTTTGGCGAGAAGAAGAACTTCCTGAAGAGTCTCATCTTCCAGATATTCAAGGGAGCGGAGATGCCGTCCAAGATAGAGGACACCATCATCAACCAAACCATCGTGGAGTATTTCGAAGCCTACTTCAATCCGTTCGAAGGCTTTACCGACGAAGAGCGGCAGAAGATGAAGGACACCCTCCTTCTCCAAGACAAGACCAACGGCAAGTATGAGGAGTATGAGCAAGAATTGGAAGAGAAATATGGAGAGGACTTCGACTTTGAATCAGCCACGGCAGAGGCAAAAGATGGCAAAGACCTCACCAGACAGCAACGCCTGAAGGGGAAGTTGCAAGCAGTCATCGATGACGCTGCATCCACCGAAGGTGAAAAAGAGAATGCCAAGAAGAAACTGATGCTTCTCACCCCGGAGGTGATAGAAAACAACTATCTCATGCGCATCGAGCGCAAGCTGGAAAAGATAGAGAGACAGAAGAAAAAGCTGAAAGTAAAGGAACTCTCCTTCAACACCTACTATGAGTTTGCCTTGGAGCGCATTCCTCAGATACTGCACCAACAACATATCGAGTTCAACATCAATGACTTCGCCGCCATCCTCAAACCTTTCTACAAGGGAGGAGAGCAAGAGTATATCCTGAACAACGACTTGGACAGCAGCCTGTTTGATGAGAAGTTCATCGTTTTCGAGATAGATAAGGTGAAGGACGATCCAGTTCTCTTCCCTATCATCGTGCTCATCATCATGGATGTGTTCACCCAGAAGATGAGAATCAAGAAAGGCAGAAAATGCCTGGTCATCGAGGAAGCATGGAAAGCCATCGCCACCCCAGTGATGGCCAACTATATAAAATACCTCTACAAAACCGCCAGAAAGCACTGGGCGATGGTTGGTGTTGTGACACAGGAGATACAAGATATCACCTCCTCCCCTATCGTGAAGGAAGCCATCATCAACAACTCCGACGTGTTCATGTTGCTAGACCAAAGCAAGTTCAAGGACAAGTTCGCTGACATCAAGGCCACCCTCGCCCTCACCGACAACGACTGCAAGAAAATCTTCACCATCAACCGTCTGGACAACAAGGAAGGCAGAAGCCCATTCAAGGAAGTATTCCTGAAGAGAGGGCAGAACGGCGAGGTTCTTGGAGTGGAGGAGCCACCGGAGTGCTACATGGCCTATACCACGGAGAAAGCCGAGAAGGAAGCCTTGAAGCTCTACAAGAAGCTCATGGCCACCGACTACCAACATGCCATCGAGCAGTTTGTGAGCGACTGGCACAACAGCGGCATCAAGAAGAGCCTGGAGTTCTCCCAGAAAGTACTGAAGGAAAAGAAAGTGTTTTACTACAAGAACAAGCAATGA
- a CDS encoding DUF4133 domain-containing protein yields the protein MANESQEQYPDYPVFKGLQKPLEFMGLRGRYIYWAAGTVGGGILSFLIGYVAFGFLVGLVLITSIVGFGGAMIFIKQHKGLHSKHSPVGVFILAHLVEHQKR from the coding sequence ATGGCAAATGAGAGTCAAGAGCAATATCCTGACTATCCAGTATTCAAGGGACTCCAAAAGCCCCTTGAATTTATGGGTTTAAGGGGTAGGTACATATATTGGGCTGCAGGAACCGTTGGAGGAGGCATTTTAAGTTTTCTCATCGGTTACGTTGCCTTCGGTTTTCTAGTAGGCCTTGTCTTGATTACATCCATCGTAGGCTTTGGAGGAGCGATGATATTCATCAAGCAGCACAAGGGCTTGCATTCCAAGCACTCACCTGTGGGTGTTTTCATCCTTGCCCATCTTGTGGAACATCAGAAAAGATGA
- a CDS encoding DUF4134 domain-containing protein, whose amino-acid sequence MVFTLLFVFTLGMFAQNTAGDYSAGTTALGTVTTEIAKYVPVVVKLCYAIAGVVAVVGAISIYIAMNNEENDIKKKIMMTVGACIFLVAAAQALPLFFGVTN is encoded by the coding sequence ATGGTGTTCACTCTCCTCTTTGTCTTTACCCTGGGAATGTTTGCCCAGAACACCGCTGGTGACTATTCGGCAGGAACAACAGCCTTGGGAACGGTGACCACCGAGATTGCCAAGTATGTTCCAGTAGTGGTGAAGCTCTGCTATGCCATTGCAGGTGTCGTTGCCGTGGTTGGAGCCATCTCCATCTACATTGCCATGAACAATGAGGAGAACGACATCAAGAAGAAGATTATGATGACCGTGGGCGCATGTATCTTCCTTGTGGCAGCTGCCCAGGCATTGCCATTGTTCTTTGGTGTAACCAACTAA
- a CDS encoding DUF4134 family protein produces the protein MKKRYFLAFLFTAICLTASASCGTTDYSGSSGKLYDMVVYVVAMCSLTVQLLYAIAAVLSIYSATSIYIKLQAGEEGFTKSVMVLVGSCLFMIGATIVMPAFFGFNFG, from the coding sequence ATGAAGAAAAGGTATTTTCTAGCCTTTCTATTCACGGCAATATGCCTTACGGCCTCCGCCTCCTGTGGTACAACCGATTACAGCGGAAGCTCAGGAAAGCTCTATGACATGGTAGTATACGTCGTTGCCATGTGCAGTTTGACTGTTCAGCTACTATATGCCATTGCAGCCGTCTTGTCCATCTACAGTGCTACCAGCATCTACATCAAGTTGCAAGCAGGAGAGGAAGGCTTCACCAAGAGTGTGATGGTGCTTGTAGGCAGTTGCCTCTTCATGATAGGTGCAACCATCGTGATGCCAGCATTCTTCGGGTTCAACTTTGGTTAA
- a CDS encoding DNA cytosine methyltransferase, with product MGWKNLFHCEIQQFPRQVLDYWFPNSESYEDITKTTFTKWKGKVDVLTGGFPCQPFSYAGSRKGAEDDRYLWPEMLRAIREIQPTWVVAENVVGITTMVQPSSVTEMGRSDFLFEESVVCREEYRYILDAICEDIEREGYEVQPLVIPACATGAPHRRNRIWIVAHRTDTGLETLQQEGQDGVSAPAPPPYAYSCGGDQVHHQAQFQEPDGNGTDSPCHERQAAITEESSRGNRGFTGFPSVQPTICRGDDGLPFDVDDLAISEGKWRKESIKAYGNAWVPQVALEIFKAIEEYNNN from the coding sequence ATGGGATGGAAGAATCTCTTCCATTGCGAGATACAGCAGTTTCCAAGGCAAGTTCTTGACTATTGGTTTCCAAATTCAGAAAGTTATGAAGACATCACCAAGACAACCTTCACGAAGTGGAAGGGAAAAGTCGATGTTCTCACAGGCGGATTTCCCTGTCAGCCCTTCAGCTATGCAGGAAGCAGAAAAGGAGCGGAAGATGACCGCTACCTCTGGCCTGAAATGCTACGAGCGATTCGGGAGATACAGCCCACTTGGGTCGTTGCTGAAAACGTTGTTGGCATCACGACGATGGTACAACCCAGCAGTGTCACTGAAATGGGACGTTCAGACTTTCTCTTCGAAGAAAGTGTTGTATGTAGAGAAGAATACAGGTACATCCTCGATGCCATCTGTGAAGACATTGAGCGAGAAGGATATGAAGTCCAACCGCTTGTTATTCCAGCTTGTGCCACAGGAGCGCCCCATAGAAGAAACAGGATATGGATTGTTGCCCACCGTACAGACACAGGGCTTGAAACGTTGCAACAAGAAGGGCAAGACGGAGTTTCTGCCCCTGCACCTCCTCCCTACGCCTACAGCTGCGGAGGCGACCAAGTACACCACCAAGCTCAATTCCAAGAGCCAGATGGGAATGGGACTGACAGCCCTTGCCATGAACGGCAAGCTGCCATCACCGAAGAAAGTAGCAGAGGAAACCGGGGGTTCACAGGGTTCCCGTCAGTTCAACCCACTATATGCAGAGGAGATGATGGGCTTCCCTTCGATGTGGACGACCTTGCCATTTCTGAAGGAAAATGGAGAAAGGAATCCATAAAGGCATACGGCAATGCCTGGGTTCCGCAAGTGGCTTTGGAGATATTCAAGGCCATAGAAGAGTATAATAACAATTAA
- a CDS encoding ParA family protein produces the protein MKHYAKIISFANHKGGVGKTTTTASMGSILASKGYKVLLVDLDAQANLTSSLLKKEVTTTIYDGLKSQSSTSLYIYKVREDIRLDMIPADLNLAQADLELAGKMARERILSELLENYKSEYDYILIDCPPSLGLLTLNALTASDYVIIPLVAEVLPFNGLKMIFDFINQIKKFLNPKVNIFGIAITRWEGTKLSKNIEEGLRKQLDDLVFTTKIRKNVTIAQAPLEATNIVDYDKKSNGAQDYIALTEEFLERMVLNNVTISK, from the coding sequence ATGAAACATTACGCAAAGATTATTTCCTTCGCCAACCACAAAGGTGGCGTTGGTAAGACAACGACAACAGCAAGTATGGGTTCAATCCTTGCCTCCAAGGGTTACAAGGTTCTCTTGGTAGATTTGGATGCCCAGGCAAACCTCACGAGTTCACTCTTGAAGAAAGAGGTCACAACCACCATCTATGATGGCTTGAAATCCCAGTCCTCCACCTCCCTTTATATATATAAGGTACGTGAGGACATCCGTTTGGACATGATACCAGCCGATTTGAACCTAGCCCAGGCAGACTTGGAGTTGGCAGGAAAGATGGCGAGAGAGAGAATCCTCTCAGAGTTGTTGGAGAACTACAAGAGCGAGTACGACTACATCCTCATCGATTGCCCACCTTCCCTTGGGTTGCTCACCCTGAATGCCCTCACGGCATCCGACTATGTGATTATCCCTTTGGTAGCAGAAGTCTTGCCATTTAACGGATTGAAGATGATCTTCGACTTCATCAACCAAATCAAGAAGTTCCTCAATCCAAAGGTAAACATCTTCGGTATCGCCATCACTCGATGGGAAGGAACGAAGCTCAGCAAGAACATCGAGGAAGGTTTGAGAAAGCAGCTGGACGATTTAGTGTTCACGACAAAGATTCGCAAGAATGTCACCATCGCCCAGGCACCATTGGAGGCAACGAACATCGTTGACTACGACAAGAAGAGCAATGGCGCACAGGACTACATCGCCCTGACCGAGGAGTTTTTGGAGAGAATGGTATTAAACAATGTAACCATCAGCAAGTAG
- a CDS encoding toprim domain-containing protein: protein MKKTDGGLDIFSYYLGKECLKKKFKSPFRSGDNRPSCHLYLNEPPGEQAYYYLQDFGDSRCSGNAFAIAARVLNMSIRNDFKAVLERIDQDLCLGVFEENKGKYSSKPQFNRAAIKQEISKNKTSSIKTFMPVIQEFMSWELEYWNKYGIDVNTLRRYHVHSLRSVTFNKADGKSFNIFGSKAIPAYGYFFNDMKGIKVYRPKAENRFLYGGDLPTPYVFGWEQLQENGDMVFITGGEKDVLSLASHGYNAIAFNSETAKIPADKIKLLSQRFRKIIFLYDSDTTGIKESKSRVEEYNGNYNVFRLELPLRGTKQEKDISDYFALGRTTQDLQKLINKM, encoded by the coding sequence TTGAAGAAAACAGATGGAGGACTGGATATTTTCAGCTATTATCTGGGTAAGGAGTGCTTGAAGAAAAAGTTCAAGAGCCCCTTCAGAAGTGGCGACAACCGTCCGTCCTGCCATCTGTATCTCAACGAGCCTCCAGGAGAGCAAGCCTACTACTATCTCCAGGACTTTGGCGACAGCAGATGTAGCGGCAACGCCTTTGCAATCGCTGCAAGGGTGCTGAACATGAGCATCCGCAATGATTTCAAGGCCGTATTGGAGAGAATCGACCAGGACCTGTGCCTGGGAGTCTTTGAGGAGAACAAGGGAAAGTACTCCTCAAAGCCCCAGTTCAACAGAGCTGCCATCAAGCAAGAAATCAGCAAGAACAAGACATCAAGTATCAAGACTTTCATGCCTGTCATACAAGAATTTATGTCTTGGGAATTAGAGTATTGGAACAAGTATGGAATCGATGTCAACACCCTACGTCGCTATCATGTTCACAGCCTAAGAAGCGTGACTTTCAATAAAGCCGACGGCAAGAGTTTCAACATATTTGGTTCCAAGGCCATCCCAGCCTACGGCTATTTCTTCAACGACATGAAGGGCATCAAAGTATATCGTCCTAAGGCAGAAAACAGATTTCTGTATGGCGGCGACCTGCCAACGCCATATGTGTTTGGATGGGAACAGTTGCAAGAAAACGGCGACATGGTGTTCATCACTGGTGGAGAAAAGGATGTCCTGTCCCTTGCTTCCCATGGCTACAATGCCATAGCATTCAACAGCGAGACGGCAAAGATACCTGCAGACAAAATAAAGCTGCTTTCCCAGAGGTTCAGAAAAATTATATTTCTTTACGATTCTGATACTACAGGCATCAAGGAATCCAAGAGCAGAGTGGAAGAGTACAATGGCAATTACAACGTTTTCAGATTGGAGTTACCTCTCAGAGGAACCAAACAAGAAAAGGACATTAGCGACTATTTCGCCTTAGGAAGAACGACACAAGACCTACAAAAGTTAATAAACAAGATGTAG
- a CDS encoding DUF7833 domain-containing protein, with translation MNIADNSWIKLPRNFVNWSWYHDANMVQLYLYLLLNANVYDVKYNDITIKRGECLVSLNHLSKETGISLQKLRTGLARLQRTKEIEYKKLQNGRIIVLVDFNKFQPIGIDEAAPDWIKLYRKICDWGWYHEPNMVHLYVYFMLKAKLVINNDSRSEAWQLNSTLRLLTKATGISEKSIRTCLARLQRTGEISYLPGVAHKQSVITLCNYDSYQATKISTNTVLTQERHNNIESVSEHNNSQISAQKERDITRCNYDSYQATKISTNTVLTQEQHSSNTVLTQEQHSSNTALTTLKEYKNKRIKEIKNIDDDIAHVREGDFVEVLEVTEVEKENEQKKSNKENFADLVKSETTWLAAIQKKYKLLTSEEVKNKVDEFEIELVCRGKDKHEDMKDFKCHFCDWLEKNLRTINQPQASNRSPSPTSERWSGEKFVPKSSEGGIYEGNF, from the coding sequence ATGAACATAGCAGACAATAGTTGGATTAAGTTGCCACGCAACTTTGTAAATTGGAGTTGGTACCATGACGCAAACATGGTGCAGCTATATCTGTACCTTCTTCTCAACGCCAACGTTTATGATGTCAAATACAATGACATCACCATCAAACGTGGCGAATGCCTTGTTTCCCTCAACCATTTATCTAAGGAAACTGGGATTTCATTGCAGAAGCTTCGAACAGGGCTCGCAAGACTCCAGCGCACCAAAGAAATCGAATATAAGAAGTTGCAGAACGGAAGAATCATCGTTCTTGTTGATTTCAACAAGTTTCAGCCTATCGGAATAGACGAGGCTGCTCCAGATTGGATAAAGTTATATCGCAAGATTTGCGATTGGGGTTGGTATCATGAGCCAAACATGGTGCATTTGTATGTGTACTTCATGTTGAAAGCAAAATTAGTCATAAACAACGACAGCAGAAGTGAAGCATGGCAGCTCAATTCCACCTTGCGTTTATTGACAAAAGCAACCGGCATTTCCGAGAAGAGCATCAGAACTTGTCTAGCCAGATTACAACGAACTGGCGAAATCTCGTATTTACCAGGGGTGGCACATAAGCAAAGCGTCATAACTCTCTGTAATTATGATAGTTATCAAGCTACAAAAATTTCAACTAACACAGTGCTAACACAAGAGAGGCACAATAATATAGAATCCGTGTCAGAACATAACAACTCACAAATATCGGCACAAAAAGAACGAGACATAACTCGCTGTAATTATGATAGTTACCAAGCTACAAAAATCTCAACTAACACGGTACTAACACAGGAGCAACATAGTTCTAACACGGTACTAACACAGGAGCAACATAGTTCTAACACGGCTTTAACAACACTAAAAGAATATAAGAATAAAAGAATAAAAGAAATAAAGAATATCGACGACGACATCGCGCACGTGCGTGAGGGGGATTTCGTCGAAGTTTTAGAAGTGACCGAGGTGGAGAAAGAAAACGAGCAAAAGAAATCAAACAAAGAAAATTTTGCCGACCTCGTGAAGTCAGAAACCACATGGTTAGCTGCCATTCAGAAAAAATACAAGCTCCTCACATCAGAGGAAGTGAAGAACAAAGTTGACGAGTTCGAGATTGAACTAGTCTGCCGTGGCAAGGATAAGCATGAGGATATGAAAGACTTCAAGTGTCATTTCTGCGACTGGCTTGAAAAGAATTTGAGAACTATCAACCAACCTCAGGCTTCCAACCGTTCCCCATCACCAACCTCAGAGCGTTGGAGCGGCGAGAAGTTTGTACCAAAAAGTTCGGAAGGAGGCATCTATGAAGGAAATTTCTAA
- a CDS encoding helix-turn-helix domain-containing protein — MNGIELRKILGQKNIGIQKLAERMDMSQSNLSKQFKVQDVKTGILERICEVLGVTMDFFYGGTKYMKNGGEGYVAKEETVGVAQEEDAAILYKKRQQSLADAKDQEIIFLKGQVQALKETIQMLGGKNSNVDVPMPLQKKNA, encoded by the coding sequence ATGAATGGAATAGAACTGCGAAAGATATTAGGGCAGAAGAATATTGGAATACAAAAATTGGCAGAGAGGATGGATATGTCTCAATCCAATCTTAGTAAACAATTTAAGGTGCAAGACGTAAAGACTGGCATCTTGGAGAGAATCTGTGAAGTTCTTGGTGTGACTATGGATTTCTTCTATGGCGGAACAAAATACATGAAGAATGGCGGCGAAGGCTACGTTGCTAAAGAAGAAACTGTAGGCGTGGCGCAGGAAGAGGATGCAGCAATCCTATATAAGAAACGACAACAGAGCCTTGCTGATGCAAAAGACCAGGAGATTATATTTCTAAAGGGACAGGTGCAAGCATTGAAGGAAACTATCCAAATGCTTGGTGGCAAGAACTCAAATGTGGATGTGCCTATGCCGTTGCAGAAAAAGAATGCGTAA
- a CDS encoding DUF3256 family protein: protein MKKIKYILCACLMMASLGMEAKSMKDLLVSMPDSVVPYLNHNLWLEFTELQEMGVKAEVKNLLGETSVMDTLTADFAQLRTSKSATLQMKKLPSANGDSLLCVVKTFAGVEKESELYLFNQDWQEQDASRIFDGKSLQQLASGLVAKPDTMSEAKFEELKGKIELKIVSALLLQHENSLVVRLALPFVSADDKKAVNAIKVQRKFNWNGKTFKES from the coding sequence ATGAAGAAGATAAAATATATATTATGTGCTTGCCTGATGATGGCAAGCTTGGGCATGGAAGCTAAGTCGATGAAGGACTTGCTGGTTTCGATGCCCGATTCTGTTGTGCCTTATCTCAACCACAACCTGTGGTTGGAATTTACTGAGCTGCAGGAGATGGGAGTGAAGGCGGAAGTGAAGAATCTGTTAGGCGAAACGAGTGTGATGGATACGCTGACTGCTGATTTCGCTCAGTTGAGAACGAGTAAGAGCGCTACTTTGCAGATGAAGAAACTGCCATCGGCTAATGGCGATTCGCTGCTTTGCGTGGTGAAGACTTTTGCCGGAGTAGAGAAGGAGAGCGAACTCTATCTCTTTAATCAGGATTGGCAGGAGCAGGATGCCAGCAGAATTTTCGATGGAAAATCTTTGCAGCAACTGGCTTCCGGACTTGTAGCCAAACCCGATACAATGAGCGAGGCTAAGTTTGAGGAACTCAAGGGGAAAATTGAACTCAAAATCGTGAGTGCTCTGCTCCTGCAACATGAAAACAGCCTCGTAGTGCGCTTGGCTTTACCTTTCGTGTCTGCTGACGATAAGAAGGCTGTAAATGCAATAAAAGTGCAAAGAAAATTTAACTGGAATGGTAAAACTTTTAAGGAGAGTTAA
- a CDS encoding chromate transporter: MLFLKLFLIFTKIGTFNFGGGYAMLSLIHNETVVKNHWLTNAEFTDIVAISQSTPGPIGINCATYVGYTACLHDGYPTWAAWLGSILASLSIMWLPFIIMILISRYLITHKDSKIVKDIFAGLRPAIIGLIAAAAVLLMNKENFGSPTDNPFVFGASIVLFLAAFYFTKFRKTNPILLLFICGIIGMVIF; this comes from the coding sequence ATGCTATTTCTGAAATTATTTCTGATATTTACCAAGATTGGTACATTTAATTTTGGTGGCGGATATGCGATGCTTTCGCTCATCCATAACGAGACGGTAGTGAAGAACCATTGGCTTACCAATGCTGAGTTTACGGATATTGTGGCTATCAGCCAGTCTACACCGGGCCCTATCGGCATCAACTGTGCCACCTACGTAGGTTATACCGCCTGCCTTCACGACGGCTATCCTACCTGGGCAGCCTGGCTGGGTTCAATATTGGCTTCGCTCTCCATCATGTGGCTGCCTTTCATCATCATGATTCTCATCAGCCGCTATCTGATTACGCACAAGGATTCTAAAATCGTAAAGGATATCTTTGCGGGACTCCGCCCTGCCATCATCGGACTGATAGCTGCTGCTGCCGTTCTCCTGATGAATAAAGAGAACTTCGGATCACCAACCGACAATCCGTTTGTCTTCGGAGCAAGCATCGTGCTGTTTCTGGCTGCTTTCTACTTCACAAAATTCAGAAAGACCAACCCTATCCTGCTGCTTTTCATCTGCGGTATCATCGGAATGGTTATCTTCTAA
- a CDS encoding chromate transporter: protein MLVKFFLTCNKIGAFTLGGGYAMIPIMEQEFVDKNKWMDKQEFMDIMVVAQTTPGIFAIDMASHIGYKLKGVWGGIVGAIGIALPSIIAILIIAMFFQHFKDNYWVGKFFMGVRPAVVALIAAPCFKMAKTANINRYNIWIPVVCCLLIAAFGISPIYIIIAAGVLGWLYGKVKK from the coding sequence ATGTTAGTAAAATTTTTCCTCACGTGCAATAAAATCGGGGCTTTCACGCTAGGCGGAGGCTATGCCATGATACCGATCATGGAACAGGAATTTGTAGACAAGAACAAGTGGATGGACAAGCAGGAGTTCATGGATATCATGGTAGTGGCTCAGACCACTCCGGGCATCTTCGCCATCGACATGGCGAGTCATATCGGCTATAAGCTGAAGGGAGTCTGGGGAGGCATTGTGGGTGCCATTGGCATCGCCCTGCCTTCTATCATCGCCATTCTCATCATCGCCATGTTCTTCCAGCATTTCAAGGACAATTATTGGGTGGGTAAGTTCTTCATGGGTGTGCGCCCTGCCGTGGTAGCACTCATTGCTGCGCCTTGCTTCAAGATGGCAAAGACGGCAAACATCAACCGCTACAACATCTGGATTCCCGTTGTCTGCTGTCTGTTGATTGCAGCTTTCGGCATCTCCCCTATCTACATCATCATCGCAGCCGGTGTGCTGGGCTGGCTCTACGGAAAGGTAAAAAAGTAA